In the genome of Streptomyces racemochromogenes, one region contains:
- a CDS encoding aminoglycoside phosphotransferase family protein produces MDEARARDVLAEAGFAGTGADRPELLAFGENAVFAAGGLVVKVGREAALLERAERELAVAGWLAEAGIPAVRAAEPAPRLVGGHPLTVWHRLPAPLRPAGPEDLAALLRPLHALPAPPFALPARDLLGGVERWLRLAGNAVDPEDAAYLRARRDAYAGEVAALTPHLTPGPVHGDALPRNVHVGPDGPVLVDLETVSSDLREHDLVVMALSRDRYGMPAAAYGAFTAAYGWDVREWEGCAVLRGARETASCAWVAQHAPANPQALAEFRRRVASLREGDTETRWHPF; encoded by the coding sequence ATGGACGAGGCGCGGGCCAGGGACGTACTGGCGGAGGCGGGATTCGCGGGCACCGGGGCGGACCGCCCCGAGCTGCTCGCCTTCGGCGAGAACGCCGTCTTCGCGGCCGGCGGCCTGGTGGTCAAGGTGGGCCGCGAGGCGGCCCTGCTGGAACGGGCCGAACGGGAACTCGCGGTGGCGGGCTGGCTCGCGGAGGCCGGGATCCCGGCGGTCCGGGCCGCCGAACCGGCGCCCCGGCTGGTCGGCGGGCACCCGCTGACGGTCTGGCACCGGCTCCCGGCCCCCCTGCGCCCGGCCGGCCCCGAGGACCTCGCGGCGCTGCTGCGGCCGCTGCACGCGCTGCCCGCGCCCCCCTTCGCACTGCCCGCGCGGGACCTGCTGGGCGGGGTCGAGCGATGGCTCCGGCTGGCCGGCAACGCCGTCGACCCCGAGGACGCGGCGTACCTGCGCGCCCGGCGCGACGCCTACGCGGGCGAGGTCGCCGCGCTCACCCCGCACCTGACCCCCGGCCCCGTCCACGGCGACGCCCTGCCGCGCAACGTGCACGTGGGCCCGGACGGACCGGTGCTGGTGGACCTGGAGACCGTCTCCTCGGACCTGCGCGAACACGACCTGGTGGTCATGGCCCTGTCCCGCGACCGGTACGGGATGCCCGCCGCCGCGTACGGCGCCTTCACGGCGGCGTACGGCTGGGACGTCCGGGAGTGGGAGGGCTGCGCGGTCCTGCGCGGCGCCCGCGAGACGGCGAGCTGCGCCTGGGTCGCCCAGCACGCCCCCGCCAACCCGCAGGCCCTCGCCGAGTTCCGCCGCCGCGTGGCCTCCCTCCGCGAAGGCGACACGGAAACCCGCTGGCACCCCTTCTAG
- a CDS encoding exonuclease domain-containing protein, with protein MEAWHGGALVGFDLETTGTEPGESRIVTAAVVEVRGGEVRARRGWLADPGTPIPQEAAAIHGISTERAVAEGRPAAEVAEEVAAALVEHWRGGAVVVAYNAAFDLTLLSAELARYGLPSFADRLGGPETGPVVDPLTIDRAVDRFRRGKRTLEAVCGVYGVTLDAAHDAGADALAAVQVARAIAARHPEVAALSPAELHDRQGGWHARWARDFQSYLRRQGSPDAVIDTAWPLRGLLPAPA; from the coding sequence ATGGAGGCGTGGCACGGGGGAGCGCTGGTCGGGTTCGACCTGGAGACGACCGGTACGGAGCCGGGGGAGTCCCGGATCGTGACGGCCGCGGTGGTCGAGGTGCGGGGCGGCGAGGTACGGGCGAGGCGCGGCTGGCTCGCGGATCCGGGGACACCGATCCCGCAGGAGGCCGCGGCGATCCACGGGATCAGCACGGAGCGGGCCGTCGCCGAGGGCCGTCCGGCGGCGGAGGTCGCCGAGGAGGTCGCGGCGGCACTGGTGGAGCACTGGCGCGGCGGCGCGGTGGTCGTCGCCTACAACGCGGCCTTCGACCTGACGCTGCTCTCGGCCGAGCTGGCCCGGTACGGGCTGCCCTCGTTCGCCGACCGGCTGGGCGGGCCCGAGACCGGGCCGGTCGTGGACCCGCTGACGATAGACCGGGCCGTGGACCGCTTCCGGCGGGGCAAGCGGACGCTGGAGGCGGTGTGCGGGGTGTACGGGGTCACCCTCGACGCGGCGCACGACGCGGGGGCCGATGCGCTGGCGGCGGTTCAGGTGGCCCGGGCCATAGCCGCCCGGCACCCCGAGGTGGCGGCACTCAGCCCGGCGGAGCTGCATGACCGTCAGGGCGGCTGGCACGCCCGCTGGGCCCGTGACTTCCAGTCCTACCTGCGCCGCCAGGGCAGCCCGGACGCGGTGATCGACACGGCCTGGCCCCTGCGCGGCCTCCTCCCGGCCCCGGCCTGA
- a CDS encoding SAV2148 family HEPN domain-containing protein, with the protein MSSGGLELPPGDSGHEGGPVDAAGGPAGTAGGVPGAAAAGAAVSLAPQATGDARAGAELDWGADAWSEVRTRAQRAGRAYIWLNLIEQRLRSVVGAVLRPVYEPVHGGDDWVVAAAGPAGQEWVQRAVAVREVSRRKGYLLDPADDNVLSFLTLPQLRELMVQHWPCFEPYFDDRREIELALDELEVTRNVVSRNRALSRAVLEQAERASARLLEVLGAGSGSPSADRLPIDAVEDLVGDRYADVISVHPDRVRLQRQLPAEDLFGGARRLDAIGIGLNLLVQNFSGRRLVRLTEAGCRVRLLFLNPASSAVKRRERELGLRKGELSRSVEMNILHVRRVRAGLKDPSRFDIHVFDETPRFTAYLVEGQSSGIAVVQSYLRRARGMEAPVLVLRGGGRGVPKDADHGLFQTYREEFESVWEDSRPVS; encoded by the coding sequence GTGAGCTCGGGAGGTCTGGAGCTGCCCCCTGGTGACAGCGGTCACGAGGGTGGCCCGGTGGACGCCGCGGGCGGTCCGGCGGGTACGGCCGGCGGCGTGCCGGGCGCGGCGGCGGCCGGGGCGGCGGTGTCACTGGCCCCGCAGGCGACCGGGGACGCGCGGGCCGGGGCCGAGCTGGACTGGGGCGCGGACGCGTGGAGCGAGGTCCGTACCCGGGCCCAGCGCGCGGGCCGTGCGTACATCTGGCTGAATCTCATCGAGCAGCGGCTGCGGTCGGTGGTCGGCGCCGTCCTGCGGCCGGTCTACGAGCCGGTGCACGGCGGTGACGACTGGGTCGTCGCCGCGGCGGGCCCCGCCGGGCAGGAGTGGGTGCAGCGGGCCGTGGCCGTGCGCGAGGTCAGCCGGCGCAAGGGCTACCTCCTCGACCCGGCCGACGACAACGTGCTGAGCTTCCTGACGCTGCCGCAGCTGCGGGAGCTGATGGTCCAGCACTGGCCGTGCTTCGAGCCGTACTTCGACGACCGGCGCGAGATCGAGCTGGCGCTCGACGAGCTGGAGGTCACCCGGAACGTGGTCTCCCGCAACCGGGCGCTGTCACGGGCGGTGCTGGAGCAGGCGGAGCGCGCCTCGGCGCGGCTGCTGGAGGTGCTGGGCGCCGGCTCGGGCAGCCCCTCGGCGGACCGGCTGCCGATCGACGCCGTCGAGGACCTGGTGGGGGACCGGTACGCGGACGTCATCTCGGTCCACCCGGACCGGGTGCGGCTGCAGCGGCAGCTGCCGGCGGAGGACCTGTTCGGGGGCGCGCGGCGGCTCGACGCCATCGGCATAGGCCTCAACCTGCTGGTGCAGAACTTCTCGGGGCGCAGGCTCGTCCGGCTGACGGAGGCGGGCTGCCGGGTGCGGCTGCTGTTCCTGAACCCGGCGAGCAGCGCGGTCAAGCGGCGCGAGCGGGAGCTGGGGCTGCGCAAGGGCGAGCTGAGCCGGTCGGTGGAGATGAACATCCTGCACGTGCGCCGGGTGCGGGCGGGCCTGAAGGACCCGTCGCGCTTCGACATCCACGTCTTCGACGAGACCCCGCGCTTCACCGCCTACCTGGTGGAGGGGCAGTCCTCGGGCATCGCGGTGGTCCAGTCGTACCTGAGGCGGGCCCGGGGGATGGAGGCGCCCGTGCTGGTGCTGCGCGGGGGCGGCCGGGGCGTCCCGAAGGACGCCGACCACGGGCTGTTCCAGACGTACCGGGAGGAGTTCGAGTCGGTCTGGGAGGACTCGCGGCCGGTGTCGTGA